From the Amblyraja radiata isolate CabotCenter1 chromosome 12, sAmbRad1.1.pri, whole genome shotgun sequence genome, one window contains:
- the LOC116979290 gene encoding uncharacterized protein LOC116979290 produces the protein MPVRLNATTKSGNLLAKDTFQFSKVEHDCVTPEVGHESVSLEAVNESVMHHPLGGPRYMMERCQDSMMYARKYGNASFFITMTCNPNWSKIRQSLFHNQQPCDRPDLIARVFDLKKKLFIKYVTGPNGLFGNSIAFVFTVEYQKRCLPHLHCLLWLDEATKPGPNDFDRFVQAEIPDPQVAPELHELVLKHTIHGLFCNHTSPCWKKGACSKKFPKPFIASTRCAHNSNALYRRRSPDMGGFLGHQEGRQHRPITSDCVVPYNAQLLKLFKCHINVEICSSIKSFKYDIKYTMKGNDQASFKVNRDDKISQYLTGRYIGPSEAVDLILGFLTHERHPAVFRLQEHLPEQQRVFIRPDAAEQGTNDAMTRTTLTEFMALCSQEPFPRTLYYADVP, from the exons atgcccgtgcgcctcaacgcgacaacGAAGTCGGGTAATTTGCTTGCCAAGgatac ttttcagttttcaAAAGTTGAGCATGACtgtgtgactccagaagtcgggcatgagTCAGTCAGTCTGGAAGCCGTGAATGAGTCAGtca TGCATCATCCTCTCGGTGGACCAAGATACATGATGGAACGATGCCAGGACTCCATGATGTACGCTCGGAAGTATGGCAATGCTTCATTCTTCATTACGATGACTTGCAATCCAAACTGGAGCAAGATCCGACAGTCCCTCTTTCACAATCAGCAGCCGTGTGATAGGCCAGACTTGATTGCAAGAGTATTTGATCTGAAAAAGAAGCTATTCATCAAGTACGTCACTGGACCAAATGGGCTCTTTGGCAACAGTATAGCTTTTGTCTTCACtgtggaatatcagaagagaTGCCTGCCTCATTTGCACTGTCTGCTGTGGCTTGACGAAGCAACTAAGCCAGGACCAAATGATTTTGACagatttgtgcaagctgaaataCCAGACCCGCAAGTAGCTCCTGAGCTGCATgaattggtactcaagcacaCGATTCATGGACTGTTCTGCAACCACACATCTCCATGTTGGAAGAAAGGAGCATGCAGTAAGAAATTCCCAAAGCCATTTATCGCGAGCACAAGGTGTGCACATAATTCAAATGCTCTATACAGGAGAAGATCTCCAGACATGGGAGGATTTCTGGGACATCAAGAAGGACGCCAGCATCGACCTATCACTTCTGATTGTGTGGTGCCCTATAATGCTCAACTATTGAAGTTGTTCAAATGTCACATCAATGTTGAGATATGCTCCTCTATAAAGTCATTCAAATATGACATCAAGTACACCATGAAGGGAAATGATCAAGCATCTTTTAAAGTTAACAGGGATGACAAAATTTCACAGTACTTGACTGGCAGATACATCGGTCCATCAGAAGCAGTGGATTTAATCCTTGGATTTCTGACTCATGAGAGACACCCCGCTGTCTTTCGACTCCAGGAACATCTACCAGAACAACAACGAGTCTTTATCAGACCCGATGCTGCTGAACAAGGGACCAATGATGCTATGACGAGAACAACTTTAACTGAATTCATGGCATTGTGTTCTCAAGAGCCATTTCCAAGAACACTCTACTATGCTGATGTTCCCTGA